The Geotalea uraniireducens Rf4 genome window below encodes:
- a CDS encoding bifunctional nitrogenase iron-molybdenum cofactor biosynthesis protein NifEN, which translates to MAKPDYYDVTECETHDAGAPKFCKKSEPGEGTERSCAYDGARVVLMPITDVIHLVHGPIACAGNSWDNRGARSSDSQLYRRGFTTEMLENDVIFGGEKKLYKAILELAERYKPKAIFVYATCVTAMTGDDVEAVCTAAQEKVAMPIIPVNTPGFIGDKNIGNRLAGEVLFKYVIGTAEPEYTTDYDINLIGEYNIAGDLWGMLPLFDKLGIRVLSCFSGDAKFEDLRYAHRAKLNVIICSKSLTNLAKKMQKTYGMPYLEESFYGMTDVAKALRDIARELDNVSGGLEKRVMQERVERLIEEEEARCRELIAPYRARLEGKRAVLFTGGVKTWSMVNALAELGVEILAAGTQNSTLEDFYRMKALMHKDARIIDDTSTAGLLSVMYEKMPDLIVAGGKTKFLALKTKTPFLDINHGRSHPYAGYDGMVTFAKQLDLTVNNPIWPVLNAKAPWEKSDAELNADVALAAGHSTAHLNEDMKESRVKVPTKNATVNPQKNSPALGATLAYLGIDQMLGLLHGAQGCSTFIRLQLSRHFKESIALNSTSMSEDTAIFGGWENLKKGIKRVIEKFGPQVVGVMTSGLTETMGDDVRSAIVHFRQENPEFAHVPVIHASTPDYCGSMQEGYAAAVEAIVATIPEGGEKIKGQVTILPGCHLTPADVEEVAEICEAFGLTPLVIPDISNALDGHIDETVSPLSVGGVTLDKVRLAGRSEATLYLGDSLAKAAEILKENFAIPCYGFTSITGLAETDSLMETLSAIAGRPVPEKLRRWRSRLMDAMVDCHYQFGLKRISLALEADLLKTMTLFLAGMGCRIQAAISATRVRGLDRLPTDNIFVGDLEDLENSAQGSDLLVANSNGRQAAARLGGIPLLRAGLPVFDRLGAHQKMYVGYRGTMNLVFETATIFQANAKEAQKLAHN; encoded by the coding sequence ATGGCGAAGCCCGATTACTACGACGTAACCGAATGCGAAACCCACGACGCGGGCGCCCCCAAGTTCTGCAAAAAATCCGAACCGGGGGAGGGGACCGAACGGAGCTGCGCCTACGACGGGGCCCGGGTGGTGCTGATGCCGATCACCGACGTCATTCACCTGGTCCACGGCCCCATTGCCTGTGCCGGCAACTCCTGGGACAACCGGGGCGCGCGCTCTTCAGACTCCCAGCTCTACCGCCGCGGCTTTACCACCGAGATGCTGGAAAACGACGTCATCTTCGGCGGCGAAAAGAAGCTCTACAAGGCCATTCTGGAACTGGCCGAACGCTATAAGCCCAAGGCGATCTTCGTCTATGCCACCTGCGTCACCGCCATGACCGGCGATGACGTGGAGGCGGTCTGCACAGCGGCGCAGGAAAAGGTGGCGATGCCGATAATTCCCGTGAATACGCCGGGGTTTATAGGCGATAAGAATATCGGCAACCGGCTGGCCGGCGAGGTGCTGTTCAAGTACGTGATCGGCACCGCCGAGCCGGAATATACTACCGATTACGACATCAACCTGATCGGCGAGTACAACATCGCCGGCGACCTGTGGGGGATGCTGCCGCTCTTCGACAAGCTGGGCATCCGCGTCCTCTCCTGCTTCAGCGGCGATGCCAAGTTCGAAGATCTGCGCTACGCCCACCGGGCAAAGCTGAACGTCATCATCTGTTCCAAATCGCTCACCAACCTGGCGAAGAAGATGCAGAAGACTTACGGCATGCCTTACCTGGAGGAATCCTTTTACGGCATGACCGATGTTGCCAAGGCCCTGCGCGACATAGCGAGAGAGCTGGACAATGTCTCCGGCGGTCTGGAAAAACGGGTCATGCAGGAGCGGGTGGAAAGGCTGATCGAGGAAGAGGAAGCCAGGTGCCGGGAACTGATAGCACCGTACCGGGCACGGCTGGAAGGGAAGCGGGCGGTGCTCTTTACCGGTGGGGTGAAGACCTGGTCCATGGTCAACGCCCTGGCCGAGCTCGGGGTGGAGATCCTCGCTGCCGGCACCCAGAACTCGACCCTGGAAGACTTCTACCGGATGAAGGCCCTGATGCACAAGGATGCCCGGATCATCGACGACACCAGCACCGCCGGTCTCCTTTCGGTCATGTACGAAAAGATGCCGGACCTGATCGTCGCCGGGGGGAAGACCAAGTTCCTGGCGCTCAAGACCAAGACCCCCTTTCTCGACATCAACCACGGCCGCTCCCATCCCTATGCCGGCTATGATGGCATGGTCACCTTTGCCAAGCAGCTCGACCTGACGGTGAACAACCCGATCTGGCCCGTGCTGAACGCCAAGGCGCCGTGGGAGAAGAGCGATGCGGAGCTCAATGCCGATGTGGCCCTGGCTGCCGGGCACAGCACTGCCCATCTCAATGAGGACATGAAGGAGTCGCGGGTCAAGGTGCCGACCAAGAATGCCACCGTCAACCCGCAGAAGAACTCCCCGGCCCTGGGTGCGACCCTGGCCTACCTGGGGATCGACCAGATGCTCGGCCTCCTCCATGGCGCCCAGGGGTGCTCGACCTTCATCCGCCTCCAGTTGTCGCGGCATTTCAAGGAGTCGATCGCCCTCAACTCCACCAGCATGAGCGAAGACACCGCCATCTTCGGCGGTTGGGAAAACCTGAAGAAGGGGATCAAGCGGGTGATCGAGAAGTTCGGCCCGCAGGTGGTGGGGGTGATGACCTCCGGTCTTACCGAAACCATGGGGGACGACGTGCGGAGCGCCATTGTCCACTTCCGCCAGGAGAACCCGGAGTTTGCCCATGTGCCGGTCATCCACGCCTCGACCCCGGACTACTGCGGTTCCATGCAGGAAGGGTACGCTGCAGCGGTGGAGGCGATCGTTGCCACCATCCCTGAAGGAGGGGAGAAGATCAAGGGGCAGGTGACCATCCTTCCCGGCTGTCATCTCACACCGGCCGATGTGGAAGAGGTGGCGGAGATCTGCGAGGCGTTCGGCCTGACGCCGCTGGTGATTCCCGATATCTCCAACGCCCTCGACGGCCACATCGACGAGACCGTGTCGCCACTCTCCGTCGGCGGCGTGACCCTGGATAAGGTCCGTCTGGCCGGTCGGAGCGAAGCCACCCTTTACCTGGGGGATTCCCTGGCCAAGGCCGCCGAAATACTGAAAGAGAACTTCGCCATCCCCTGTTACGGCTTCACCTCCATCACCGGCCTGGCCGAGACGGACAGCCTGATGGAGACCCTTTCCGCCATCGCCGGCCGTCCCGTTCCGGAAAAGTTACGCCGCTGGCGGAGCCGCCTCATGGATGCCATGGTCGATTGCCACTACCAGTTCGGCCTGAAGCGGATCTCCCTGGCCCTGGAAGCGGACCTCCTGAAGACCATGACCCTCTTCCTCGCCGGGATGGGGTGCCGGATCCAGGCGGCCATATCCGCCACCCGGGTGCGGGGACTTGACCGGCTCCCCACGGACAACATCTTTGTCGGCGACCTGGAAGACCTGGAAAACAGCGCCCAGGGGAGCGATCTCCTGGTGGCCAATTCCAACGGCCGTCAGGCAGCCGCCAGACTGGGGGGGATACCGCTTCTGCGGGCCGGGCTGCCGGTGTTCGACCGGTTGGGGGCCCATCAGAAGATGTACGTCGGCTATCGGGGAACCATGAATCTCGTCTTCGAGACGGCGACGATTTTCCAGGCCAATGCAAAGGAAGCGCAGAAACTGGCGCATAATTGA
- the nifX gene encoding nitrogen fixation protein NifX, with the protein MKIAFTTKSGEIIDQHFGMSDSFHIWEIGPDEAHYLETVTVGIHGDDEEDKISARADLLTECAIVYTMQIGGPAAAKLVARKIHPMKTNTEVPVAEIVGKLQEVLRGTPPPWLRKAMNKDQATSFLED; encoded by the coding sequence ATGAAAATTGCATTTACGACGAAGTCCGGTGAGATAATCGATCAGCACTTCGGCATGTCGGACAGTTTCCATATCTGGGAAATCGGGCCGGACGAGGCCCATTACCTGGAGACGGTCACGGTGGGGATTCACGGCGACGACGAAGAGGACAAGATCAGCGCCCGGGCGGATCTGCTCACGGAGTGTGCCATTGTCTATACCATGCAGATCGGCGGGCCTGCGGCTGCCAAGCTGGTGGCGCGGAAGATCCATCCCATGAAGACCAATACCGAGGTCCCGGTCGCGGAGATCGTCGGCAAGCTGCAGGAAGTGCTGAGAGGAACGCCGCCACCCTGGCTACGCAAGGCGATGAACAAGGACCAGGCAACGTCGTTTTTAGAGGATTGA
- the fdxB gene encoding ferredoxin III, nif-specific, producing MAYITGLRRNKTEYTPEFIKTIDAETCIGCARCFKVCAHDVLTFEEVDEDDSAKMYMKVSNPDNCIGCQACGRTCSKKCFAFEPVVL from the coding sequence ATGGCTTACATCACAGGATTGAGAAGAAACAAGACCGAATACACCCCCGAGTTCATTAAGACTATCGATGCGGAAACCTGCATCGGCTGCGCCCGCTGCTTCAAGGTCTGCGCCCACGACGTGCTCACCTTCGAAGAGGTGGACGAGGATGATTCGGCAAAGATGTACATGAAGGTGTCCAACCCGGACAACTGCATCGGCTGTCAGGCCTGCGGCCGGACCTGTTCCAAGAAGTGCTTTGCTTTTGAGCCGGTAGTGCTTTAA
- a CDS encoding NifB/NifX family molybdenum-iron cluster-binding protein, with the protein MLIAVASKDGRDINQHFGHAERFLIYDVTGNDAKLVDEKKVERYCSYDQDHPLRAHLLTAITDALKNCRAVVCAQIGQGPQMEMERLGLDTFVADGPIKPTLVELAKLL; encoded by the coding sequence ATGCTCATCGCTGTTGCATCAAAAGACGGCCGGGATATCAATCAGCATTTCGGTCATGCGGAACGGTTTCTCATCTATGACGTGACAGGGAATGATGCGAAGCTGGTGGACGAAAAGAAGGTGGAACGCTACTGTTCCTACGACCAGGACCACCCGTTGCGCGCCCATCTGCTTACGGCCATCACCGATGCGCTGAAGAACTGTCGAGCCGTGGTCTGCGCCCAGATCGGCCAGGGACCGCAAATGGAGATGGAGCGTCTCGGGCTTGATACCTTCGTTGCGGACGGGCCGATCAAGCCGACACTGGTGGAATTGGCCAAATTACTGTAG
- a CDS encoding NAD(+)--dinitrogen-reductase ADP-D-ribosyltransferase encodes MQNTSFNHCNLPPWVIASRHFNDNPHNLEIQGVRGANRFLFDKLDTISSAEERAHIFNDYMSVKFQLHQWENQSTATARKSIKNSYLRFLRGWMMDSNSIEGAVLKGWVESRMGLPPTFHKLRIPGIHSEAYMVFAMDRTKGSARTNAINSQLDLLYEYCQYELAQRHPNERWLTLYRGTFDASEHDVLETISKREQIVRLNNLSSFTSVEERAWEFGFTVWEVRVPLTKLFFYNDLLPNSIMKGEGEYMVIGGEYHVRVVPCTL; translated from the coding sequence ATGCAGAATACTTCCTTCAACCACTGCAACCTTCCCCCGTGGGTTATAGCATCGCGTCATTTCAACGACAATCCGCACAACCTGGAGATCCAGGGTGTGCGGGGCGCCAACCGCTTCCTGTTCGACAAGCTCGATACCATCTCCTCTGCCGAAGAACGTGCCCACATTTTCAACGACTACATGTCGGTGAAGTTCCAGCTCCACCAGTGGGAAAACCAGTCGACCGCCACGGCGCGCAAAAGCATCAAAAACAGCTACCTCCGTTTCCTCCGCGGTTGGATGATGGATTCCAATTCCATCGAAGGGGCGGTCCTGAAAGGGTGGGTGGAGAGCCGGATGGGGCTGCCGCCGACCTTCCACAAGCTCCGCATCCCCGGTATCCATTCCGAGGCGTACATGGTGTTTGCCATGGACCGGACCAAGGGGAGCGCGCGGACCAACGCCATCAATTCCCAACTCGATCTCCTCTATGAATACTGCCAGTACGAGCTGGCACAAAGGCATCCGAATGAGCGCTGGCTCACACTCTATCGGGGGACCTTCGATGCCAGCGAACATGACGTCCTGGAAACAATCAGCAAGCGGGAACAGATCGTGCGGCTCAACAACCTCTCCTCCTTTACCTCCGTTGAGGAGCGGGCCTGGGAGTTCGGCTTCACGGTCTGGGAGGTGCGTGTTCCCCTGACCAAGCTGTTTTTTTATAACGACCTGCTTCCCAACAGCATCATGAAAGGGGAGGGGGAGTATATGGTCATCGGCGGGGAGTACCACGTCAGGGTGGTGCCCTGTACGCTTTGA
- a CDS encoding PEP-CTERM sorting domain-containing protein, with translation MKEVKTMKKSTLIVAMLMGLLMMGVGTGHAIMVEFTPEISNTFAGSSFDIDLAANIQPGQALAGWGLDLVYDERLLALNFANLGPRWLQPSDTNGAVSSSSGPIVSGISEEVLLSSANFIGSYGNGSHIDLSGAVASMPGNDFFDGLFDGLFDDFFDNDHGPGNNDGGGHDNNAPVPEPASFLLVGAGLLGFALLRRKLNK, from the coding sequence GTGAAGGAGGTAAAAACAATGAAAAAATCGACTCTGATAGTGGCAATGCTTATGGGCCTGCTGATGATGGGCGTTGGGACCGGTCATGCAATAATGGTCGAGTTTACCCCTGAAATCAGCAACACCTTTGCGGGGAGTTCCTTCGATATCGACCTCGCCGCAAATATCCAGCCGGGTCAGGCCTTGGCCGGTTGGGGGCTCGACCTTGTTTATGATGAAAGATTGCTGGCCCTCAATTTTGCCAACCTTGGGCCGCGTTGGTTGCAACCGTCCGACACGAACGGAGCTGTTTCTTCATCTTCCGGTCCGATTGTGAGCGGTATTTCCGAAGAGGTCTTATTGTCCTCAGCCAATTTTATCGGTTCGTATGGCAATGGGTCACATATCGACCTCTCGGGGGCGGTTGCATCGATGCCTGGAAATGATTTTTTCGATGGTCTTTTCGATGGTCTTTTCGATGATTTTTTCGATAATGACCACGGTCCAGGGAACAACGACGGCGGCGGGCACGATAACAATGCACCGGTTCCTGAGCCTGCATCGTTTCTGCTGGTTGGAGCCGGGTTGTTGGGTTTTGCTTTGTTGAGACGCAAACTGAATAAATAA
- the draG gene encoding ADP-ribosyl-[dinitrogen reductase] hydrolase translates to MHPLPAEDSPIVHAPFDINEIISRAEAAFIGLAVGDALGAPVEFMTAGEIKTKYGTLDEIVGGGWLRIKAGNVTDDTEMSLCVARAIVSAGEMSLRGIAENFASWLKSKPIDVGDTCRRGIRNYMLKGTLETPFNQWDAGNGAVMRLLPTALCTMGDDELLQRHAVAQAHITHNHPLSDAACICLGRLIHLSVCGFSKPRLRREVDSLVAEHPNFRFDSYKGLATGYVVDTMQTVFHHFFRGRNFEECLVSTVNQGGDADTTGAIMGMLAGAYYGRENIPRKWIKKMNKNVMNEVSTLAAGLVALSPLGKGNLIHSACFSEDRWHPPPTPPIEGRGACNPSPLVDPNCGPKGEG, encoded by the coding sequence TTGCATCCCTTACCGGCAGAGGATAGTCCGATCGTGCATGCACCCTTCGACATAAATGAAATAATTTCCCGTGCCGAGGCCGCTTTCATCGGCCTTGCAGTCGGCGATGCCCTCGGCGCGCCGGTAGAGTTCATGACCGCTGGTGAGATCAAGACAAAGTACGGCACGCTGGACGAGATCGTCGGTGGGGGCTGGCTGCGGATCAAGGCGGGCAACGTGACCGATGACACCGAGATGTCCCTCTGCGTCGCCAGGGCCATCGTTTCCGCCGGGGAAATGTCGCTGCGGGGGATTGCGGAAAATTTCGCCTCATGGCTCAAATCGAAGCCGATCGATGTGGGGGATACCTGCCGGCGCGGCATCAGGAACTACATGCTGAAGGGGACGCTGGAAACCCCGTTCAATCAGTGGGACGCGGGTAACGGCGCAGTCATGCGACTTCTGCCGACAGCCCTCTGCACAATGGGTGACGACGAGCTTCTCCAGCGCCATGCGGTAGCCCAGGCCCACATTACCCACAATCACCCGCTCTCCGACGCTGCCTGCATCTGCCTCGGCCGCCTCATTCACCTTTCCGTCTGCGGATTCTCCAAGCCTCGCCTGCGCAGGGAGGTGGACAGCCTCGTTGCGGAGCACCCGAACTTCCGCTTCGATTCTTACAAAGGTCTCGCCACCGGCTACGTGGTGGACACCATGCAAACGGTTTTTCATCACTTCTTCAGGGGGAGGAATTTCGAGGAGTGCCTGGTCAGTACGGTCAACCAGGGTGGCGACGCCGATACCACCGGCGCCATCATGGGTATGCTCGCGGGGGCCTATTACGGACGGGAAAACATTCCCAGAAAATGGATAAAGAAGATGAACAAAAACGTCATGAACGAGGTTTCAACGCTGGCGGCCGGGCTTGTGGCGCTGTCGCCGCTGGGGAAGGGGAACTTGATCCATTCAGCCTGTTTTTCGGAAGATCGGTGGCACCCTCCCCCAACCCCTCCCATCGAAGGGAGGGGCGCTTGTAATCCCTCTCCCCTGGTGGACCCAAATTGCGGGCCTAAAGGAGAGGGTTAG
- a CDS encoding radical SAM protein, which yields MATACNERKNIQGHPCFGGNHHKNGRMHLAVAPRCNIKCGYCSRRHDCANESRPGVTSRLLTPQEAIVKVREVVASDILGPIIKVIGIAGPGDPLANEETFETFRLIGAEFPHLIKCMSTNGLLLPEKIDLLQELDLHSLTVTINALDPRVGAKIYSHILYHGKKLTGTEAAEILIANQLEGLRRAAAYGMTIKVNTVYIPGVNEDQIPLIGRKVKELGAFVMNVMPIIPQADFAGIVPPTPALIDEVRSANEQIIGQFKHCRQCRADAVGLIGQDVAVVETACVVNR from the coding sequence ATGGCAACAGCGTGCAACGAGCGGAAGAACATTCAGGGTCACCCCTGCTTCGGCGGCAATCATCACAAAAACGGCCGCATGCATCTGGCCGTGGCGCCGCGATGCAACATCAAATGCGGCTACTGTTCCAGGAGGCATGACTGCGCCAACGAGTCGCGCCCCGGTGTGACGAGCAGGCTCCTGACCCCGCAGGAGGCGATTGTCAAGGTCCGGGAGGTGGTGGCGAGCGATATCCTCGGCCCGATCATCAAGGTGATCGGTATCGCCGGTCCCGGCGATCCGCTGGCCAACGAGGAGACCTTCGAGACCTTCCGGCTCATCGGCGCGGAGTTTCCCCACCTCATCAAGTGCATGAGCACCAACGGCCTCCTCCTGCCGGAGAAGATCGATCTCTTGCAGGAACTTGACCTGCACAGCCTGACTGTGACCATCAACGCCCTCGACCCGAGGGTAGGGGCGAAAATCTATAGCCATATCCTCTACCATGGCAAAAAACTGACCGGCACGGAGGCTGCTGAAATACTGATAGCCAACCAGTTGGAAGGATTAAGGCGAGCGGCTGCATACGGCATGACCATTAAAGTGAATACGGTCTACATACCCGGTGTCAACGAGGACCAGATACCGCTCATCGGCAGGAAGGTCAAGGAGCTTGGAGCGTTCGTCATGAACGTCATGCCGATCATACCCCAGGCCGACTTTGCCGGGATAGTTCCGCCCACGCCGGCGCTGATCGATGAAGTGCGCAGTGCCAACGAGCAGATCATAGGCCAGTTCAAGCATTGCCGCCAGTGCCGCGCCGATGCCGTCGGCCTGATCGGCCAGGACGTGGCGGTCGTTGAAACGGCATGCGTGGTGAACAGGTAG
- a CDS encoding GNAT family N-acetyltransferase, which yields MKTDRFRHEDIDSFLHLAADEGWLCDRWEFGFLLGAFPDGCFVVRGADGPLAFVTAVSYGTSGWIGNLIVRSDQRGLGVGKGLMKQAIAALQDVGTETVWLTASQAGRPIYEKLGFTAVDEVKRWAGYGSGDLVPEEGTICFEKMVETDRAGWGDERKALLLAVSKRGTAYESRDGFIVRQRCGNVTQLGPWGCSSIDDAAALLDRAIIGVGAGNPVVLDVPAGNVAAAGLLDSRGFTVRGGTVLMSLGRPAAYRPDNVYALASMGSIG from the coding sequence ATGAAAACCGACAGATTCCGACATGAAGATATCGACTCTTTTCTCCACCTGGCGGCAGATGAGGGGTGGTTGTGCGACCGCTGGGAGTTCGGTTTTCTCCTTGGCGCCTTTCCCGATGGCTGTTTCGTGGTGCGCGGGGCTGATGGGCCGCTCGCATTTGTCACGGCCGTAAGCTACGGGACCAGTGGCTGGATCGGCAACCTTATCGTCCGCAGCGACCAGCGTGGCCTCGGGGTCGGCAAGGGGCTGATGAAACAGGCGATTGCCGCGTTGCAGGATGTCGGAACGGAAACCGTCTGGCTGACCGCATCGCAGGCTGGCAGGCCGATTTACGAAAAACTCGGCTTCACCGCCGTTGACGAGGTTAAGCGCTGGGCAGGCTACGGCAGTGGAGACCTGGTCCCGGAAGAGGGGACGATCTGCTTTGAGAAAATGGTGGAAACGGACCGAGCAGGGTGGGGCGATGAACGGAAGGCCCTGCTGCTTGCCGTCTCTAAGCGGGGGACGGCGTACGAAAGCCGGGATGGATTTATCGTCAGGCAGCGGTGCGGCAACGTTACCCAATTGGGCCCATGGGGGTGCAGCAGCATTGACGATGCCGCCGCTCTTCTGGATAGAGCCATCATTGGGGTCGGCGCGGGTAATCCTGTTGTACTGGATGTGCCGGCCGGAAATGTTGCTGCTGCCGGGCTGCTCGACAGTCGGGGTTTCACTGTCCGGGGTGGGACGGTCCTGATGTCCCTGGGGAGGCCTGCCGCCTATCGTCCCGATAATGTATACGCCCTTGCCAGCATGGGGAGTATCGGGTAA
- a CDS encoding electron transfer flavoprotein subunit beta/FixA family protein, producing the protein MLVVACIKQVPDTTQVQIDPVTNTLVREGIPFIVNPYDTHALEESLRLKDRFGFRVAAMSMGPPNAEATLKKALALGVDEAILLSDRVFGGADTLATSNVLSAAIRKLNAEEEVGIVFCGKQTIDGDTAQVGPGIATRLGYTQLTLVDRIEDLDPVKRTIKVRRKLEGRHEIVEAPLPVMITVVRELNRPRYPTVPMRLESQDAEVKVWNNDALKLDVNTCGLKGSPTWVSRIFSPEREKGEIIGDGVHEPEKTAELLIDKLLSKDLLAL; encoded by the coding sequence ATGCTCGTAGTAGCCTGCATCAAACAGGTCCCGGACACCACCCAGGTGCAGATAGATCCGGTGACCAACACCCTGGTGCGCGAAGGAATCCCGTTCATCGTCAACCCGTACGACACCCACGCCCTGGAAGAGAGCCTGCGTCTCAAAGACCGGTTCGGTTTCCGGGTCGCCGCCATGTCCATGGGCCCCCCCAATGCCGAGGCAACGCTTAAAAAAGCCCTCGCACTGGGAGTCGACGAAGCAATCCTCCTCTCCGACCGGGTCTTCGGCGGCGCCGACACCCTGGCCACCAGCAACGTCCTCTCCGCAGCCATCAGAAAGCTCAACGCGGAGGAAGAAGTCGGGATAGTCTTCTGCGGCAAACAGACCATCGACGGCGACACCGCCCAGGTCGGCCCCGGCATCGCCACGCGGCTGGGATACACCCAGCTCACCCTTGTCGACCGGATCGAGGATCTTGATCCTGTCAAGCGCACCATAAAAGTCCGGCGCAAGCTCGAAGGGCGGCACGAAATAGTCGAAGCCCCCTTGCCCGTCATGATCACCGTCGTCCGGGAGCTGAACCGACCCCGCTACCCGACCGTCCCCATGCGGCTTGAGTCCCAGGACGCCGAGGTAAAAGTCTGGAACAACGATGCCCTCAAGCTCGACGTCAACACCTGCGGCCTCAAAGGCTCCCCCACCTGGGTAAGCCGGATCTTCTCCCCCGAACGGGAAAAAGGCGAGATCATCGGCGACGGTGTCCACGAGCCGGAAAAAACCGCAGAACTTTTGATCGACAAGCTGTTGAGTAAAGACCTGCTAGCACTGTAA
- a CDS encoding electron transfer flavoprotein subunit alpha has product MTDEAKKPLKKPRGKACLIAGKCIACGARCQSACPVDAIEMNDAGEPIINESKCIGCVKCVKVCPAQAIEMFFTPEEQKILDEIMKQGAPAVEEVDAEAAALAKKLAAYRGVWVFVEQTEGEAAKVSWELLGEGAKLARALDVPLSAIVIGEKVEHLCKEAFAYGASKAYLIDAPVFKYYRTEAYLRAVNNLIEKYKPEIILMGATGLGRDLAGAVATVVGTGLTADCTGLAIDDKRNLMQTRPAFGGNIMATIMCDKFRPQMSTVRPHVMAMPEHDPQGSGEIIRESCPVKEEEILVKVLDIISDKKTDQVDVAGAEFIVSGGRGMMGKENFAMLQELANELGGVVGASRSAVDAGWMPQERQVGQTGKTVRPKIYIACGISGAIQHLVGMQDSDVIIAINRDKEAPIFEVATYGIVGDLFQIIPAITRKLRELKQAKSR; this is encoded by the coding sequence ATGACCGACGAAGCGAAAAAACCGCTGAAGAAACCCCGGGGCAAAGCCTGCCTCATCGCAGGCAAATGCATCGCCTGCGGCGCCCGCTGCCAGAGTGCCTGCCCCGTTGACGCCATCGAAATGAACGACGCCGGCGAGCCGATCATCAACGAGAGCAAATGCATCGGCTGTGTCAAATGCGTCAAAGTCTGCCCGGCCCAGGCCATCGAGATGTTCTTCACCCCCGAAGAACAGAAAATCCTCGACGAGATCATGAAACAGGGCGCCCCCGCCGTCGAAGAAGTGGACGCCGAAGCAGCAGCCCTCGCCAAAAAGCTCGCCGCCTACCGGGGCGTCTGGGTCTTTGTAGAGCAGACCGAAGGCGAAGCAGCCAAAGTCTCCTGGGAACTCCTGGGCGAAGGAGCCAAACTGGCCCGTGCCCTGGACGTCCCTCTCTCCGCCATCGTCATCGGCGAAAAGGTCGAACACCTCTGCAAGGAAGCCTTCGCCTACGGCGCCAGTAAAGCCTATCTCATCGACGCCCCCGTCTTCAAATACTACCGGACCGAAGCCTACTTAAGAGCAGTCAACAACCTCATCGAAAAATACAAGCCCGAGATCATCCTCATGGGCGCCACCGGCCTCGGCCGCGACCTGGCCGGCGCCGTCGCCACCGTCGTCGGCACCGGCCTCACCGCCGACTGCACCGGCCTCGCTATCGACGACAAACGGAACCTGATGCAGACCCGACCCGCCTTCGGCGGCAACATCATGGCCACCATCATGTGCGACAAGTTCCGGCCGCAGATGTCCACCGTCCGCCCCCACGTCATGGCCATGCCCGAACATGACCCGCAAGGCTCAGGCGAGATCATCCGCGAAAGCTGCCCGGTCAAAGAAGAAGAGATCCTCGTCAAAGTCCTCGATATCATCAGCGACAAGAAGACAGACCAGGTCGACGTAGCCGGCGCCGAATTCATCGTCTCCGGCGGCCGGGGCATGATGGGAAAAGAAAACTTCGCCATGCTCCAGGAACTGGCCAACGAACTCGGCGGCGTGGTGGGCGCTTCGCGCTCTGCCGTAGACGCAGGCTGGATGCCCCAGGAAAGACAGGTAGGGCAGACCGGCAAGACCGTTCGCCCCAAGATCTACATAGCCTGCGGAATCTCCGGCGCCATCCAGCACCTGGTCGGCATGCAGGACTCCGACGTCATCATCGCCATCAACCGGGACAAGGAAGCACCCATCTTCGAAGTCGCCACCTACGGCATCGTCGGCGACCTGTTCCAGATTATACCGGCCATCACCCGGAAACTCAGGGAACTGAAACAAGCAAAAAGCAGATAA